Within the Mustela lutreola isolate mMusLut2 chromosome 2, mMusLut2.pri, whole genome shotgun sequence genome, the region gaaaataatttttaagttttttataggCTGGGCCGTTAACCAAAGTGACTATATgcaaagacagagaaggaaagccgaAGACTTTTGGATTTGTCTGCTTTAAACACCCTGAATCGGTGTCTTATGCCATAGCTTTGCTGAATGGAATTCGTTTATATGGAAGACCAATTAATGTACAGTATCGATTTGGTAGGTCTTGCCACTGATGTATCTTCCAAGTGTGTTTTGTTGATGGTGTTGTTCTCAGAGGTATAAATATTGTGTTTTCATAATGTAAGACCCAAAAAGTGCTCCTGTTGTCTCTGTTAAATTTTCTCAGAATACATGTAGACATTCATGTTATATGGTTAACTAGTATTGCCAGTCCTATAGCATcttttctatattaaaatttaaactgtTCTTAGTACCAGCCAGCAAGTAGCTATGATATTTGCTGTTGGCTGTTTTAAATTAAGTGAATCTATATGAATTGGGGGCACACAGTTCTAGCCTTCAATACATCAAGGTCATTTGCTAATCTTCTTGTCAACTTTAGTGTTTGGTATCAAATGCCTACTGTTTGGAAGGTAGAGTAAGTGCCTTAATCATTCTCTTGGGAACACCATACTCCACATCCTGCCCTGGATCTAAGCCCTTGCAAGAGTAGCTGGCCAAAAGTAGCCATAGAGTGACCCTCAGTCACTGTGGAGAAGAGCTTCCAGGCACAAATGACCTCAAATGCCTTGTCCTACACACCTGTCAAAAGCGGGTTTGATACAGAGAACATCGTACTAGCACTCTACCTCTCTCCTGTTTGGAGGGACTGAAAGAGGCGATGCTTCTGGTGTCTCCCTCCCCTAAATGATGCAAGCCTATTGAAAGATCTGTTGTTTGTTGACTTTCTTCCTCTTGTTAGACTAAAAACAGGTAATAAGAAAACAATACCTCATTGCAAAGGAAAAAGTTTctccttgtgtttctttcttttattatatatatatatatatattttaatattttatttatttatttgacagacagagatcacaagtaggcagagaggcaggcagagagagaggaggaagcaggctctccgctgagcagagagcccgatatggggctcgatcccaggaccctgggatcatgacctgagccgaaagcagaggctttaacctactgagccacccaggcacccctcttatattatatttttaatgattttgcaaAGGTAATTGACTTTATCGTTGCTTTCAAGTCCTGTTTGGTTAACTCACACAGACTGGTAAGATGGGCCAGAATGTACTGTGTTCTGACATGTCCTAGCCGGCTGGCTGCTCAGCATCCTCTGGCAAGTTGCATTTATTTTGGCCAGTGCAGTTTAAAGAACTCTTGCATTCTCTGCAAGATGCAGGTAACACTAATTTTCGCCATTGTTAGCCTATGAGCATTTAGAACAGCACAGTATCGTGTATCTTACGGTCCCATGTCAGTATCATTCTTCGGTACAGCCGTATTTTGGACAAAGCTTGGTTataattcagtcattcatttgttGTAAACAATCTGTAAATATTACTTGGGAGATCAAAGGTATACTCAGGTACCTTATATGATTGAGGAATTTTAACCAATGCTACATCCTTTTAGGTTTGGAATTTTTCTATGGTTTAACAGTAGAACTTCAAAAAATTGTACCATTAAGTtatttgttatctttttcttataCAGGGAGCTCTCGCTCTTCTGAACCAGCTAACCAAAGTTTTGAGAGCTGTGTTAAGATAAATTCACACAGCTACaggtaattaaaaatattttttcaaaaagataaagcaaataaatatgggagaaataggagggggagacaaaccatgagagactgtggactcaagaaacaaactgagggttttggagggaaggtggggtggggggttgtgtgagcctggtggtaggtattatggagggcatgttttgcatggagcactgggtgtggtgcatagacgatgaattttagaacattgaaaagtaatttaaaaaaatggaaaaattccaaaaaaaagtgttcttatttaagaaatagctttaatattttaatattttaactaaaatattttaataatcaaaacatttttatttaaagttcagCTTTAATATTTTCAATAGTAGGTAAGAAAGATTTATATTTCTAGtgttcttttctttatgatttacCTTGTGCTTTTCATAGATGTAAAATCACTTAAGCTTGCAAGGTGCCATTGTGATGGATCATAGAGATGCTATTACCCATATCTTATACTTGAATAAACAGAGATGTAAAAGTTAACTAAGTTTCAGGgtcataaagatgaaaaaatgatAGCTGCTAGGCTTGAAATTAAGCCTTCTGACTTTAAGTCATTCTGTTATTTATTGTACTACTTTTTAGAACTTCTTTATgataattttccaaatattcaaaaattttgtATTGGCTGATTTCTTGATGCAATGGTAGCCTCTAAAAACTCTGTCAGGCATGTTATCCCAGAGGTCATGGAAAAGATAGGCTCTGAATTAAGATGTCCAAATTACACCATTTATTAAACCAATTTAGAAGACACAGTGAAAAGCAACAGGAAAGATCCTGGATAGTTCCGCACACTTAGCATCAGGTGCAAGTGGACCAAAGGACCAGCACACTGTGTTCTGGTTACGCTAGTATTCGTGTGTCATGGTTCTTTCTGCAGCATCAGCCTTCCTTACTGCTAGTGTGATTATGAGGTTTAATAGGGGTCTCCATGCATATGGAAAATTTCTGGAGCTAATCTTACTCGCCCACTCTCTCAAAGAGACTTAGGGGCAAATACACCGAACCACAGGAATCACTTCGTGGCTAGTCCGCCAGATGCGCCCAGATTTTAACTGAATTTCTGAGGCAGAGCAAAGACAAGAAGAGCAGCGTAACTGTTAGCCCAAGGGTGACGTGATGAGGACTTGCTGTTTCTTTCCCGTTTTGGTCTATAAAGCTCTTACTTATTCCACATATTATCAGTTGAATCTATCTGTAGTACACTTGACAGGATAGTAACTTTTTTATTGTCTATATTTAACATGTATTATAAATTCTGCCTGTATCTCCCAAGTGATTTGCTTTTTCTGTTCCTAACAAGGTTTTATCACTGACCCATAAACTACTAGCTTATTTGGAGTCTATTACAAGCATTTCATCCATCttgtttgtttctgtcttctgCAGCAGAACTGAATATTCTCATGTAGACTAACAGTAACTGAAACCCTTCTATCTCTGTTACTGAAGACTGGCAATTACCCAGGTTTATCTATAGGAAAAGTATTGCCTcctaaataaaacacaatatgtTCCACATCTTCTGTATCAGTGAAATCAGGAGAAGTTAAAAAAGTAGGTGCTGATATCAAATTATGTGAACTTAAATCttacttttgccattttattaatGGTATGACCTTGGACGAGTTATTTCACCATACTGTACTCTGTCTCTAAAACAAGGATCATACCTCAGAGATTATTGCGATAATCAAATTTTATAATACAGTGTATTTAAAATACCGGACACATAGTaagtattcagtaaatacttTCAGCCAATGTTACCAGAAAGGAGGGAATAATTTACTATGTTGGTAGGGAACCTCATATAGACTGGTGAATTGAGCCATGTATGTAATATGAGAGTTTACTCTCGCATACTACTGGGAAAGCATACCTAATTTTTCTCAGGAATGAGGAAGAAACAAGCTATTGTTATTTGGGCAGAGGTAGAAAGACAAGCACTTCAAGATGTCATAACTTTTGTATTCTGTGTTTATGGTTGACAAACTAAATCATCTCAAATTCTAGAGTAGAAAATCAGAATTATATGTATATTCCATAACAGTATACTCCATTGGCAGTACCTTATCTTCTAGTATTTGTTAcattataaaggaaaaatgagaatagGTTATAGTGTCCTAGAAGTAATGTGACGGTATACATGGTATAGCCTTAGTCTTTCCCGGGTCTTTCTTTGAAAAGgattttttaatgcttctatTGCCTCTCAtaccatttgtttttaataaatagttcCTGTATTAGTTTACTCAAGTTCCCATATAACCACAAAGAGatacttaaacaacagaaatgcgtcgtctcacagttctggaggcttgaaGTCCGTGATCAAGGTGTCCACATAATTAGTTCCTTCagaggactctgagaaataatgtTCTTTGTCTCTCCCCTAGTATCCTCTGGTAATTTGGCAGTCCTTGATATTCCTTGACTTGTAGACTCATCACCCAGATCTTTACACGATGTTCTCCTGTGTATACCTGTCCTTaactttcccctttttaaaagacaacAGTCCTGTTGGATTAGTGACTCATCCTATTCCAATATGACCTTGTCTTAACCAATTACAACTGCAACAACCCTGGTTCCAAATAAGGTCGGATTCTGAGGTATTGGGGGTTAGAACtccaacataggaattttggagtGACACAGTTCAGCGTATAACTCTTCCCAATTTACATGTGATTCATCTCTCTAAACAACTATGCATTCCCTGGGAGTCACACAGGAAAGATAGTGGTTTTAGAGAATCTGCAGCTGTTTTCATAATGGTGCTAGTCTCAGCACTTCTGCGACTACAGACATACCATCCCCACTCTATAATTTCATTgcactttttctttgtttctttactaTCACTTACTCTACACACACGTTCTTGTCTGCTCCAGCCCTGTCTCCAAATCagacttaaatttttctttccccttctccctgaaAAATCTTTAGTTGTCACATCCTTACTTCCTCCATGCTTCTTAACCACCATTGTTATATGGAAGGTGCTCTTTTAAAGGTTATCAGGAATCTTCTGAACAATAATTCAGTAGTTTCAATGCTTATTTGGTTTACTTTTTTATAACAACTAACCCCTAATTCCTTCCTTAGTGAAATTTACTCTTCCACTGGTATTTGCGATGCTGCTCTCACCTCTTATCAATGGGATGTCCACCTCTCCACCTTACTCCTGTCGTCCACCTGCCCTCAGCTTTGCCTCTGCCTTTCCCACAGCACACCTCCTTTCCTAAGGATTATTAGTATTTGCATTAAAATTGTGGAATGCTGTGGAGCATGTAGATAAGTGAAGGCTAGCTATAGAATCTAACTAGTAATTGTAACTGAAATTTAGTAAACATCTTCATAGAAGCAAATATTACTACACTTGTAAATGAAACTTCagctttagtttttaaattagggatttttattatcttaattcatgtgtaaaaaaaattcacaaacgTGACTTTATAGTAACCATTAGCAGTCCTTTTAggaaaaagtataatttttatagCTAAACAGTGAAGGTATTTTCAaccataaattaaagaaaatttctatatttctttcatttcttaaatctATAGAAGATTGAATGTACTCTTGATGATTACTAATGACTTGCTTTGCTCTCTTCATATCCAAGTGTCTATTTCTTTATACACATATAACGCTGTTTAACATTTTCCTGTCAGAAGGCCAGATGTGACTTTAAGTATTGAAATTTCATTAGGTAGCAACTAATGACTTAAGGTAGTATTATATCACtatattatcattatattatCTGATTATTTGTGTGCATATGTTTAAAGTTAATCTTAACTGAGTTGTCTTAGAgaagctttgttttttaattacaaggaccttttcttttttttaagaaaaagacattttgtaTAAGGATTTTAACTTtctgtgaatttttcttttaccttcccaaagaaatgaagaaattgtgGGCAGATCTTCCATTCCCATGCAGTTCTTTCCAATTAATAGTGCAGCTTTACctcaagaatattttttctttcagaagatGGTAAGTTTAATATGCCTGTGGttcaatatgtaatataatacagACTGTGATGGAACCTAAAGTTCTCAAACCTAAACCTGGGGTGAAGGCAGAAGCTGCCCTGAGCACTGTCTCCCCAGTGGCAGTCTGCTTAAACGCAGTCATCTTCAACCTCACACCTAGTCCTTCGGCTAGTGTGTCAGCACAGGAGGGGTGGATGGTAGTGACACTGCACTGTGGTCCAGGTACAACTGGAGTGGAGAGTTCtcatttaaactttaatttaatATAGATTCTCAGTGGTAGGGTAAACCGTGTTATTTCCAGAGACTCTCAGTAATATGGTTCTGGCTTAGAAATCATAATTATGGTCACAATAAGTTAAAGGCAAACTTAGGAAATTTTTGTCTTCCAACTTCTCattttatacataataaaattgAGGTCTGGGGATATTAATCTGTAGCCCCAAGGCAGTGCAGCTTATTAGAGACAGATGTGGGACTATGGCACAGGTATTGTGATTCACAGGGTGTGTTTGTTGTGAACATCCAACATGTGTGTGAGCTTCAGACTTTTCAAGTAgcccttttcatttattttgtaaacataaggaaaatggagaatttaagttttggaaaaaaatttttcttagttACAGTGAGATATTAAAAACAACCTGTTCTCATCCAAAATTGTCAATATTCTTCTTCCCAGCATTTGTTATCCTTGGTAGGGATGAGAAGCACAGACACAcagcacatgcacatacacacgtgtgtgtgcacacacacggaGTTCATGTTGTCTCTATTAATCTATAGTCTACTTTGAATAGCTAAAAATTTGAGTTAGAAACAAGGAAGGATCTGTCTTAATAGTTGACAAAAATGCTGTACCGTCCTGTGGCCGTTAGCCACATGTGAGACTAAGGAGCacagtttttagttttatttaactttaacttttattaaaatttaaaggcaGATACTTGGTTCAgttattagaatatttttaagaatatttgcaGAAACTTGGGTATGTGAATCtacttttttaaatgcaaattttaggTAATCTAAATTCAGATCAATTATTTTCAGTGAAAATGTAGCATCCAAATTGAAAAGTGCTGTAACTATAAAATGCACACcaaatttcaaagacttagtgtAGAAAAAGGAACGTCAAATATCtcattaatgatttttatattgtttacatgttgaaattaaaatatttgggggataaataaaatacatcattaatggcacctgtttcttttttatttctgtattgcGGCTACTAGGAAAATATACAAAACTGTGTATGTGCTTGTGTTCTATTTCTCTAAGGCAGAGTCTGTATTGTAATAAGCTGTACACTACCTTGAATCTTTCCATTAACGATTTAAGGGAACTACCACATTCCCGTTTTAGAAGGTCACTGTCCTAACACGTGGTTCACTTTGCCGGTAGTTTTTTGTGTAATGCATGTAAActgttaactttttcttttaatgtttcgGACTTGTTTTGCTAGATGATTGTCCTTTTCCCCCAGCAGTGGCCTGCCTATAATCCAGCCCTGCAGCTGCCCTACTATGAGATGGCAGCACCGCTTCCTAACAGCACATCTGCAGCGTCTTCACTGAACTGCGCTCCAGATCTGGAGGCTGGACCCAGCTCCTACGAATGGACTCACCAACAATCCAGTGACCCTGATCTGTATCAAACGAATAAACGAAAGAGGCAAAAACAAACCAGTGACAGTGATAGTAGCACAGAAAACAAGAGAGGAAATGAATACAGCCAAAAGTTCCGAaagtgtaagaaaaagaaaagatattagcATTATGTTCACATGAAATTTGTCTACCCTGGTCttcattttcttagaaaaaaaaacaacaacctatATTCTTCTAAATGAccaatttcttgtgtttttttgaaatatataccATGACATCTGATTtgctatttcatttttgtcttgaaTGACAAAAACTTATAAATAATACAGTGTAGTACTTTTTGTAACAGTATTTTTGACACATTGTCAACAAGAAATATGAGTTGTTATATTTTAGTACTGATGATGAAACTGCACGAAATTATCCATCAGAAGTCATTCACTGAGCCCTTGTGGATAAGGCCCCCTGCTCTCCTGCACTGTTGCCTGGACGGAGTGGTGGGTTTGGGCAACTGTTTAGGAGTCTCATGTTGTTCCtaacaaagagggaaaaacaggctttagtttcctttgtgaataacattttattttttaagtctat harbors:
- the RBM11 gene encoding splicing regulator RBM11 isoform X1; the protein is MFPAQEEADRTVFVGNLEARVREEILYELFLQAGPLTKVTICKDREGKPKTFGFVCFKHPESVSYAIALLNGIRLYGRPINVQYRFGSSRSSEPANQSFESCVKINSHSYRNEEIVGRSSIPMQFFPINSAALPQEYFFFQKMQWPAYNPALQLPYYEMAAPLPNSTSAASSLNCAPDLEAGPSSYEWTHQQSSDPDLYQTNKRKRQKQTSDSDSSTENKRGNEYSQKFRKCKKKKRY
- the RBM11 gene encoding splicing regulator RBM11 isoform X2, which produces MFPAQEEADRTVFVGNLEARVREEILYELFLQAGPLTKVTICKDREGKPKTFGFVCFKHPESVSYAIALLNGIRLYGRPINVQYRFGSSRSSEPANQSFESCVKINSHSYRNEEIVGRSSIPMQFFPINSAALPQEYFFFQKMWPAYNPALQLPYYEMAAPLPNSTSAASSLNCAPDLEAGPSSYEWTHQQSSDPDLYQTNKRKRQKQTSDSDSSTENKRGNEYSQKFRKCKKKKRY